From Antechinus flavipes isolate AdamAnt ecotype Samford, QLD, Australia chromosome 1, AdamAnt_v2, whole genome shotgun sequence:
TGTGGACTTCTTTGAAGATGAAACATGAGAAAGTGAAATCTGGGGATTTATTCAGTGCTCCCATTGAATATGAAATAAGTTTACAGCAAAACTGACTTTTAAGTTTCAACAGTCTCTGGAAATGTGTATGATAAATTTTGGAGTGAAAAAACCACTTCCCTcattcagcacttagcacagtatgtgACACATAGTACAAGCTTAATGtttatgaattgattcaaattaaGGCATCATGCTCAGTTAAATACAAATCCCAATTTCACATATACATTCCTGCAATAAGTCTAATAAAATCTATCTAAAGTATTTCTTCAATTATGGAATAAAGATTACTTTCAATCAATCatttaaatgattgaaaaaattgCCATTCAAAACTCCTTTTCATTCCATTTGATTCTCCTCATTACATTCAGGTTTCACTACATTAAGGCTTCCTATCTGGTTTCTAGTCTGCCATTGATCAGTTGTGAGACCACAAATAAATCATTCTATCTTTCtcgattttttttctcataatgggaatttcttttcttctttctcatgtggaacattttttgtttagatcaAATGAGGAAATCCCTTTTAAAATGGACCTGCTTTTGCTATAAGGGATAATAGCATTTCAATTAAAACTTATGCCTACTTTGGTAACGATGAGAAATTCAGTTTTAGCAAGACAAGGTAGACAGGGGAAAATCTTTTAGACAGGTAGACCTTACTAAGGATAGAAAGGGGAATGTACATTATGTCCCTGATGAACTAGAAATGTAACCTCCAATGGCTTATAAATGGCTATCATTTACATATTCAGTTAATCATTACATGGTACAGCCATAATTAATAAAGATTAGcttggtaaatatttttaaaataagcccAGATCTTTAAAAACTTCCCAAAATTTGCTCTACAAACACAATTTCCCCTATTGAACATTTTTGCTTGAGTAGTAAatgtaaaatttattaaattaattgaaaaaaaatgatataagctTGAGTTTCCTTTTGATGGAACTATAAagcttttatttgcatttgtaaGAACTACTACATACAAAAGAGTGAATGCATAGCTAATCACTTAAATACATTATCTTATCTTCTTCACTGAAGcctaatttcttattttctccagTGAAGGCACTTCAGTTCTAAATTTTGTGTCTTTTAAATGTTAATTCAATCTGTATTGAATTTTTTccccagcaaaataaataaaatgctgtttAACTATTAACAGTGATAGATCTGATACAAAGATATGAAAACTTTTAAGTAGCTCATCTTTATATAGTAGTTTAAAGTCTGAAATATACTTTTCTCCCCAAAATCCTGATATGGAGCTAAAaagtattcttattttaaaaatgaggacaaAACTTTCCCAAcatccttttttaaataatattttatttccccccaattacatgcaaaaacgaTTTCTAACattcatagttttttttccccccagttttgggttccaaattctattctttcctCCCATCCCTATCCCCTCCCTGAGATACTAAGCAATTTAAAACAAGTTAAATATGCGTTtccatataaaacatttccatattagtcatttttccaaaaatatttaaacaaaaatagtattcttcatcTGTATTCAGGTgcttataaattctttctctggaagcataTAGcgttttttcatcataaatcctttgggattgtcttgaatcactatattgctgagaacagctaagttgTTCATCGTGTTCATcatacaacattgctattactgtgtacaatgttctcctagttcggCTCACTTCAtgttacatcagttcatgtagtcttcctaggtttttctgaaataatcctgcttgtcatttcttgagCACAATAATagttcattacaatcatatactacaacttgttcagccatttcccaatttatgggcataccctcaatttcccatttttagccactacaaaaagtatATACACTgcaataatttttacatatattttatgctccctctcacctccctggaatacagacctagcaaaagtattgctggatcaatgggtagcctggttttatagctttttgattcattccaaattgctctccagaatggttgcatcagtttacaactccatcaccagtgtctgttttcccacattacctcaaatatttaacatttcccttttctgtcatgttatcCAATATAATGGggtgtgagatgatacctcagggttattttaatttgcatttccttaatcaatagtgacttaaagcagtttttcatttgactatagctttgatttctctgaAACTGCTATTCACATCCTTTGCCACTGATCAGTTGTGAGATCACAAAtaaatcattctctctctctagatttgttttcttatcaattgggaatgaattgtattattataaatttgatttagttttgtatatatatgagaaataagacctttgtCAGAGACACTTGGTGTGAAAAATTtcctccaattttctgcttttcttctaattttggatgcattgattttgtttgtgcaaaatcttgctaatttatatatttataattttgattacccattttatattttataatgctctctatatcttgtttaattctaaattctttccttatacATAGAGCTGACAAGTgttccttgctttcctaatttgctcatGTTATtaacctttatgtctaaattatgtatccaatttgactttattttagtaTACAGTGTGAATGTTGGTCTACACCTACTTTCTGCcatgtttttctgttttcctaatagtttttgtcaaataatgagtttttgttacaaaaggataggtctttgggtttatcaaataccagATTACCATTTATTATTGTGCAGTGTGTTCCTAATCTATTCCAGTGACCTGCCACtgttatttcttagctagtaccatattgttttgatgattaccattttataatatagtttgagatctggtaaaGCTAGGGcacattattatataataattattcacATAATAGATTGATATAGCACTGAGTAAATAAATTTAGGTAGatttatcattttgattatattggctcagccttcttatgagcaatgaatatttttccaactgtttagaTCTGAGTTTGTGTGAAAAGTCTTTtataactgtgttcatatagttcctagtcttggcaagtagattcccatgtatttcattttttctagttattttaaatgggattcctctttctatattttattgctGGATTTTGGTTGGTAATGTTGCCATTTGgtaaatgctaaggatttatttggattttattttatagtctAGCAAAACAACTTTGCTTAAGTTGTTAATTacttcaactagttttttagttgattctctaatcTTCTCTATGTATAACATCATAGGGATGGACAGTTTTACCTCTtctaattcattcaatttccttgttttctcttattgctataattggcatttctaatacaatactgaataacagtggtgataatgtacatccttgtttcacttctattcttactgggaaggcttccaggtttttctcattataaataatgcttgctgatagttttaaatattccTTCTCATTtaaaggaaagctccatttattcctatgcttcctattattaatagtaatgggctttgtattttgttaaagtttttttttctatatctattaaaacacattatttctgttgattttcgtattgatatggtcaattatgctgatgaTTTTCCAAAATTCTTAATGCTCACAATTTCTGTTTCGGAAAAGTATGATATAATTGTTATATTACATATTGAAAATGTTATTAACCCCAATATTGCATCAATTTTCAAGGGTTAAACCactgaaaatatcaaaataatgtaAACTACATTAAATAACCATGCCttgtacaaaagattttttaaaagtcagtcaCAGGGTGCTAAATACTATCAACAGCACTGAATCCATAATTTCCTTAAGATGTGTTTCTAAGATTAAACTGCTTACAAATAGCAGGAAACTACGTATCTCAACAgcagtgtatatatatttgtgtgaatatatctctgtgcatatatacacacgtgtatactatatgcatacatgtatttatatgcatatattaaatacatgttttatatgtgtgtgaatgtgtgaatGTTTGTTTAATCACCAGTATCAAAGTCTAATCATTCTCCAAAGGAAGATAATTTCTCATAAAAATTCCCTTTTTATTGATAGTAGTTAATAACCTACTTCCTAGAGTTCCAAAGTCCCATTTAACTAATAGCACAGCATAAGATTAGAATACTTCTATAGAAAaagttaatttcaaaatatttgctatttcattttctaGCATTAAGAATTGATATATTcactaatcaatcaattaaatactaaattaggaACAATCTTATATTTAAATGGGTCACAATTTTACATATTCTAAATAAACTTTTGAAATAGCAACTATGTCACCAAGGTCTGACAATTCAATACATTATCACCACAAAATTCCTAAATTTAAGTAAAGTACTCACTTTCTCTAAGCAACATATCTCATggcttgttttcttcagtattacAATGCATGGTCCATAGTAGTGTTTATGTCATCTTTGGTTTATCTTGACAGTTATATTTAAGCAGGCTGCCTAGATGAACTAATGTGCAATACTAAagccaaatttaatttttaagtagtGCAAATCCACCAATGATTTACTATCTCTATGATATAAAGCAGTAATTAGATATCTGGAAAAATAATTGCTTATCATTCTGGATTTCAGAAATATGAATTAATGAAAGCAGTATAGATACTGGTATATCTAGAAATTTGTAGATCAATCTAATTCAAGCAATAGTTGATTTTCATGTTATgtttaattaatgaaaatttcCTATCCTTAAAGGGCTAGAAGTCATCAATTCTTGAATCAGAGTGTGAacggaggaaaaaggaggaggaaaataagcAGAAGAATCTGACAGTACAATcctaatataaattttttttttgcttttagacCACAATTAACCAACAACTATTCTGCATTTATGCTTAATCAAATAGCAGCTagcactttttcttttctgataagaaaataaaatgcagattAGGAGTCCAGGTCAATTATTTGATACTTTCATGGCTTTAATCATTGGGCTACGTATAAcccaaaatattttcaagaaCATTTATATCCTTTCCGTTCACCACCATAAGTAGGAGGAGATAGGgtacattttaaaatctgttatattacatatatgcatattcacaAACCTCATGTGCttgccttagaaatcatctatatTTTCTATGTTTCACATCTAAACCAGCTTCTGATAGTTTTTTTCCTAAGCCCAGACATAAGTACAATAGCATCATCTAGAATAAGCTTGAATTGAACACATCTGTACTACTGGGACACTTCCCTACTTGGGTCATTCAAGTCATCATGACTTTTCAAAGCTGTGCAGATAATCGATCACTAGCCGTACATTTGTTTTAGCTATGGCTTAAATTATGCTATCTTGGCATTGTTACTATTCACAATTAGAATGCTCCATAAGAAGCTATGTAtttatcttcaaaaataaaagagtacATGTCTTTGATCTTTCTTTGTAGGCAATTCTCAAGTAACAATTTTTTCACACATTACCAATGCTCTGCACTGGCATGGGCTATTACTGTAAAATCTACTGCTACTCTCACACaacatttgaatattttctttgttatagTTTTTGTCATAGCCCAATTCTACCTACAAACATCTTCAAGTATTTCTAAAGAGGTTTCAAGTCAATATATCttagatatttaacaaaagaatGATGAAACTGCCtatttacatgaaaatatattttaattctatctaataaatgaaattatttgtatcAACTGTAGTTTGTGGAAaacctttatatttctttatttcagtaCTTAACTGGCACATTAACTAACAATGGAGACcttctgaaaattaattttaaaaattactgtttCCTCTAATTCTTCTAAGTCTAAATCAATTTCAAagcaactgaatttttaaaacatgaatttaACAATAAgatcagaaaattattttgaatatacatACTACCACAAATTATTTTGTACACACGgaggtacatatatatatatacttttaaaaaaccatttaaaatttttacaaagaaCCTAACAACATGAAGTTTGTGCTTCTGATTAATTCCTAAGAAGCCAACAAATACATATTCACAGTGATATACTAATTAGCTCTTAAGAAGATGAAATCCAGTTTTCTAGATACTACAACTATACTGAAATGCCTTCTATGGGtattaagaataaaagaaaatatgatatacCAGAACAACAAAGTGCTTACCTACTAGCCTAAGATTTTTACAACATaatacaggaaaaagaaatgaatgatgatGAGTTCATGGTATTTTGGTTCACATCCAATTAGGCCTTCAGGACTTTTCTAAGATCACCAAAAAAGTTTACCAAGGTGCTAGCCATGGCTGTATCTACTGCAGATTGAGGAAGCATCCCTCGAAGATCTGTTTGAATATAGCCTGTCAAAAGACTTTGATCAGGACTGTCTTTAAGTGGGACACAAAACCAACCACAAGGATGATTATATGCACGGACAAACTGTGGTGTCACTTCTTCATAGTGGACACTTATAcctataaaacaatttaaaaataacattaagaaTTATAATTTGCATCTATTCACTGTATTCATCACAGAAGAAGAGGATTTCTTACCTAAGCTTTATTCCTAAATTTTTGTATTGGGAAAATCAGTCAATTGTTTTTTAgtatcagtcagtaaacatttattaagtacctagcaTTGAGTTACAAAAGGAGGCAAAGGATAGTCTCTGTTCTCagaaagcttacaatctaatggtggaaacaacatgcaaatatatgtatgtgtatgtctagCAATCCTACTCCTAGATAATTAGGAAAATGGCACTAGAATTAAGACAGGTTGGAAAGGCTTTAATAAAAGTTGAGATTTCAGGTAGGACTTAAAGAAAGACAAGGAGGTCAATAGAGTATAagtgaaaaaatgcaaaagaaattatCTATTAACTTCTGAAGAGCTATGACCTTTGAGCCAGTCCTTGAATGCCTTGGAAGTCATATGcatataaatcatttaatatttaaaatgatgcTTATTATCAACTTTTGTAATCACAGCAgctgctatttttatttctagaagAAATTCTCTAGGAAGCAAAGAATTTCACTCAAAATACTTTTctcaagattaaaaggaaaagtaCTGCTTGGAaccaccaaaataaaaaaaaaataaaaaattttaaaaagggctaAACTACTACACATACTATCACCAATTTTCCTTTTATGATCCAATATTTTTCTAAGACAGAAGTAAAGGAGCGTTTTGGCCATGAGTGAAATCCAATAGCCATTCATGTTATCTTATTTGCTAGTTTAATATAATTAtgccaataaaaacaaaaacatgcgGAAGACACAAAAGAATCACCTAACAAGGAACTAAATTTTAATCCAAAGCAACATGAAAGCAATATAGATCTAAGATTATTACCACATGATATGAGCCCTTCTTCATACTGTGTTGTATAGGAGAAATCCACAAACTCTCTTGGTGCAATGAGGTTAAACAGTTGCCCAGCAGTCGTGTAACGGACCACACAGCAAttctataaaacaaaggaaagaaaggagataaaatgACTATCACAGGAAGAATAATCACAGGTTAAAGTTCACAAATGAATCTTTTAGAAAAACATTACACAGAGAATACTTTCCAAGCATAAGTAACAAATTATTCTCAGTTGATCttaacttttctgttttgttgttcTTCTCTCATTTTAATAGCCAACTTTTTCCTAGCTACATGGATTTCACAGAAAAGAGCTACAAATGTCAACTGATGCTAGAGGGTATTTAGGATAAAATTACCTGCTCAAATATTCTGCATTAGAATAGCAAGTATAATAAGGAGTTACACTTTTGCAAACTTTAACGTCCAATTCTCTACTGGTTAAGGTGTTTTTTACCTTTAATTTCAAAAACTGTCAATAAAACATCTGCATACATACATGGACCCTGTAGATGAAGGCTACGTTTTTAGAATATTGATgttacaaatgaaggaaaatcTTAGATCTAGAGCTTGAAGGAATCTTGAATATCATTCTCTTccccacttctttctttctttcttctttttttttgatgaattaaACTTAGGCCCAAAGAAAAGAGGTGACTTCCTAAGACCACAGGTGTAGAATTCAGGTCCTGTGACTTCAAAGTTCCACTCTTTTCCCACCACAACACTATTTACAACAGAAAAGGTAATAAGGGTTCTGGTACACAAACAAACTCAAAATTGTGACTGGATTCATTTTAGTCAGAAATTTACTTCAgtgactttgatttcttcaagAGAATGTCCAGGATTCTACCATGAGACTTTATCAATGTCACTGATAATTCTTGGAACACCATACATGCAAACACATTCAATGCTTTCTTATAGAAATGATTTACCTCTTCAAACTGCTCAATAATATCCAGGGACGTAATCAAGCTGTCCCAATGTAGGCGACGAGGCCCTGGACGTATATAATCTATAATGTTATTGGTAGAATCCTCCATAACACCTTGAGCCTTGtagctagaaaaataaatgtttaatgtttaattagagaaacatttctgttttcttttataaaacagaactgactcattgaaaaaaaaaaaaaggaattggaggAGAGGTTTAAGAGCAGGATCTAGCTCATGAAAATGTCACTTCATAACCTTATTTTATTCTACACatatcctttatttcttcatcttacaAGCATGTAATTAATTTGTTGAACTATATTACTTCACCATAAATACCATAAAATCTCTTTACATCAAAAAGTGCATAAAGGCTTACATATTACTACTATTCTGGAGTTATGCTACATACGTGTTTTCATTGCTTATTCATCCCATTACATCCTACTGGTACTAAACATAGTAGTCTGTCCCTTtgaattttaaacaaattctGAGCCAACAATTATCACTAATATCCTGTTTTGGGATCTGGAGATAGTTGAAAAAGGAGGTAAAACAAAATCccttattattttaaatcaacAATTATTTGTTAATAGTTTATTATGTACAAATATTATGTTAGTATGGGGAGAGAAGCAAAGTTTCCAATGAAATATAAAACACAATGTTTTctctaagaaaattaaatcaaactcAACAAATTATTAATAGTCTATGTACAAAGGGCTGTATGTTATTGTGGGGAGAGAAGTGGggttccccccccaaaaaaaaagccaaaacacaATGTTTTCCCTAAGAAAACTCAAACCTGGGAAACAAGAAAGGTCATAAAAGATGCCAACAAAAGTTAAGTAACAGTAAGGACAACAAAACCACAAGATAtttaagggaaggaggaatattAACAAGGTGTGCTTTTAATGAGCACTTAATGAGGCAGTACAGTACAGGAATGTATTCTGTATAGGGAGTCAAAAGATTtggtttcaatttaatttaatttaacaaatatatctTAATCTttccttatatacatatatatacttatttgtatataaatatacttatattcacatatgtgtgtgtatttctgagATAGAATCAGAGAGATTGTGCTGTGAATAtgacaaaaaacaatttttgcccttaaggaatttatatttggacataagatatataaatataaaatcatctgaggaggaaaaaagcatTAATGATGGAGGGGATGAATCAGGAAAGGTTTAAAAGATAAGATGAACTAATCCAAAAAAGAAGGCACATATTCTaagaggtagggagaaaaaaagagtgtTCTTCAGATAATGGGGACAGTTTGTAAAAATACACTGAGGtaatcagagagagaaaattaggtTCAAGGAATACCTAGTTGGATAGAGTGAAGTAtgtgaagaaaaatcagatgagacAATACTGAAAAAACTGGCAGAGGAAAATGTGAGGAGAAACTTGAATGACCAGCAAAGTGGAACAACAGGGTTTTTGTTAAGCAGGGAACTTATATATGTTACTTACTCTTTCTGGGACTAATTTATGTCAGATGAGGAGATTTAATTGAATATTTCAAAGATTACTTTAAGTAAATTAACCAAAAATTTCTCTCAGAACCACATAATTTCAATGTTGAAAgaaacctcagagaccatctaatcatGCATCATCCAGTCCTCTACAACATATTAGGAAATTTGTCATTCATCCTTTCCTTGAGGACCTCCACTGAGGGTGAACTCATTATCTCTTCAAGACCATGCATTTCATTTTTAGATAACTAATTGCTACCAAGTTTTTCCTTAAAGGAACCCTACATTTGGAGAGTGGTGGAAGGTATGATTGAAAGAGTGAAGAAGATTgccaatggggaaaaaatgtaaaagaaaagagcTTAGGATAGAACCTCCATGGATAGAACAGTAGAATCTTAATGGGTATCTatgtttgagaagaaaaaaatgagaaggcagCAAAGACATAAGGAAAAGGCAGTAAGTAATTATTATACAATATCAACAAAGTTTGTGAATTAAGGGTATTCAAAAAAATAGCAATATCCCCAGTATCTAAAATTGCAAAGATAATGACAAAGGCCTCTCTCCagagacaatttcattttttgaaatttgatCCTTTATGGATCAGCACTAGTGAAATATAAAGTGAACATGAATCTTCATAAGGAAAAGGAGCAGGGAAAGCTATAAGAAAGTAAGTCAAGGAGTTCTACTACCTCTCATTCATTGTTTCAGAAGTTTTTTCACAGGATGAATATTAACTCTCTCATATTATCATGTCACAAAAGCATTTTGCTTTCAACAATTCATCCAATTCTAGCTTTCCTTGACCTTACTATGGACACTGTCCATTTTATCCATCTGGTAATTCTGATCAGTATTGAACATTATATTCCAGAGTGAAATCATTTATTCTAAGTTGTCTGGGATGGCAGGAGGTACCTAAAACATGCAAATTCTCAAATATCAGCCTTATTGAGTAGTAcggactattttaatttttaa
This genomic window contains:
- the STARD4 gene encoding stAR-related lipid transfer protein 4 — protein: METLTDAPFLATKVKNTLCQYHSIKDDKWRIAKKTKDVTVWRKPSEEFSGYLYKAQGVMEDSTNNIIDYIRPGPRRLHWDSLITSLDIIEQFEENCCVVRYTTAGQLFNLIAPREFVDFSYTTQYEEGLISCGISVHYEEVTPQFVRAYNHPCGWFCVPLKDSPDQSLLTGYIQTDLRGMLPQSAVDTAMASTLVNFFGDLRKVLKA